Proteins encoded by one window of Enterococcus faecalis:
- a CDS encoding carboxypeptidase M32 has translation MKEAVFLQEVKEIQLLKNALTLLDWDSSTGMPEKSSPFRGEVEGYLTGLYFERSIGPVIQEALAYFETRPEELSELGKLVFEKVKEEYALNKNVPAERMQEYVKVLNQAHTDWLKARAAQDFGLLEETLTKVVAFQKEFIPYWQKEEKTPYDVLLNQFEPGMTVEKLDQVFDQVKQGIQEIRTVLAEKGTPPRTDFLSRKMTKEQQRRFVIGVVEQLGYDFSKGRLDDTVHPFMTALNRNDARITTRWEENNFSMATFGVIHEAGHGMYEQNFDPKFDFTPLSEGASMGIHESQSLFNEIIIGSNRAFWQKQYPFFQECAEGTFDDIAFEDFYASLKETKASLIRIDSDSLTYPLHIIIRYEIEKMLFNGSLEVADLPKVWNEKYQEYLGVSPENDLEGVLQDVHWSGGSFGYFPSYALGYMYAAQLFHAMKQELSVDEILASEDYSDIRKWLTQHIHQYGASRKPNQLIYDATGEELNPGYLIDYMKAIYFDVYQVQ, from the coding sequence ATGAAGGAAGCTGTATTTTTACAAGAAGTGAAAGAAATTCAATTACTAAAAAATGCCTTGACATTATTAGACTGGGATTCATCAACTGGGATGCCAGAAAAAAGTAGTCCTTTTCGAGGAGAAGTAGAAGGGTATTTAACCGGATTATATTTTGAACGAAGTATTGGCCCAGTTATTCAAGAAGCATTGGCCTATTTTGAGACACGCCCTGAAGAATTATCTGAATTAGGGAAACTGGTTTTTGAAAAAGTAAAAGAAGAATATGCTTTGAATAAAAATGTTCCAGCTGAACGTATGCAAGAATATGTTAAAGTATTAAACCAAGCACATACAGATTGGTTAAAAGCACGCGCTGCACAAGATTTCGGCTTGTTAGAAGAAACCTTAACGAAGGTCGTTGCGTTCCAAAAAGAGTTCATTCCTTATTGGCAAAAAGAAGAAAAAACTCCGTATGATGTGTTATTAAATCAATTTGAACCAGGGATGACGGTTGAGAAACTAGACCAAGTATTCGACCAAGTAAAACAAGGGATTCAAGAGATTCGGACCGTTTTGGCAGAAAAAGGTACGCCGCCTAGAACTGACTTTTTATCTAGAAAAATGACCAAAGAACAACAACGCCGTTTTGTGATTGGTGTGGTTGAGCAATTAGGCTATGATTTTTCAAAAGGCCGATTAGATGATACAGTTCATCCATTTATGACAGCTCTAAATCGAAATGATGCGCGGATTACTACGCGCTGGGAAGAAAATAATTTCTCAATGGCAACATTTGGTGTGATTCATGAAGCGGGTCATGGGATGTACGAACAAAATTTTGATCCTAAATTTGACTTTACGCCGCTAAGCGAAGGTGCCTCTATGGGGATTCACGAATCACAATCGCTCTTTAATGAAATTATCATTGGTAGCAACCGGGCTTTTTGGCAAAAACAATACCCGTTTTTCCAAGAATGCGCAGAAGGTACTTTTGATGATATTGCTTTTGAAGATTTCTATGCTTCTTTAAAAGAAACGAAAGCAAGTTTGATTCGGATTGATTCCGATAGTCTCACCTATCCTTTGCATATCATTATTCGTTATGAAATTGAAAAAATGTTATTTAATGGTTCTTTGGAAGTCGCTGATTTGCCAAAAGTGTGGAACGAAAAATACCAAGAGTACTTAGGCGTATCACCTGAAAATGATTTAGAAGGTGTCCTTCAAGATGTTCATTGGTCTGGAGGTAGCTTTGGTTATTTCCCATCTTATGCCTTGGGTTATATGTACGCCGCGCAACTATTTCACGCAATGAAACAAGAATTATCTGTTGATGAAATTTTAGCTTCGGAGGATTATTCTGACATCCGTAAATGGTTAACACAACATATTCATCAGTACGGCGCTTCACGTAAACCAAATCAATTAATTTATGATGCAACGGGAGAAGAATTGAATCCTGGTTATTTAATTGATTATATGAAAGCTATTTATTTTGATGTTTATCAAGTGCAATAA
- the nth gene encoding endonuclease III, translated as MLSKEKTMEAIEIMYEMFPNAECELKHKNPFELLIAVILSAQATDVSVNKATPGLFAAFPTPEALAAAPVEEIIAKIKTIGLYRNKAKNIKACAQQLLERFNGEVPQTRDELVSLPGVGRKTANVVMGDAFGEPAFAVDTHVERVSKRLRICKLNANVTEVEQTLMRKVPKELWVKTHHTMIFFGRYHCLARAPKCEACPLLYMCQEGKERMKGK; from the coding sequence ATGCTATCAAAAGAGAAAACAATGGAAGCTATTGAAATTATGTATGAGATGTTTCCAAATGCAGAATGTGAATTAAAACATAAGAATCCTTTTGAATTATTAATTGCTGTGATTTTAAGTGCGCAAGCAACCGATGTATCGGTAAATAAAGCGACTCCTGGTTTATTCGCAGCTTTTCCAACACCAGAAGCTTTAGCAGCTGCGCCGGTGGAGGAGATTATTGCTAAAATAAAAACCATTGGCTTATATCGCAATAAAGCAAAAAATATTAAAGCGTGCGCACAACAACTTTTAGAACGTTTCAATGGAGAAGTTCCGCAAACCAGAGATGAACTGGTCAGTTTACCTGGCGTGGGGAGAAAAACAGCCAATGTAGTAATGGGAGATGCTTTCGGCGAACCGGCTTTTGCAGTAGATACACATGTGGAACGAGTGTCCAAGCGCCTTAGAATTTGTAAGCTAAATGCGAATGTTACTGAAGTTGAGCAAACCTTAATGCGTAAAGTTCCGAAAGAACTCTGGGTGAAAACGCACCATACCATGATTTTCTTTGGGCGTTATCACTGCCTAGCAAGAGCGCCTAAATGTGAAGCCTGTCCGCTACTCTATATGTGTCAAGAAGGCAAAGAACGGATGAAAGGGAAATAA
- a CDS encoding DnaD domain protein yields MLSIREYLEAGETTISNLLFDHYQKIGLKDDEFLFLLQLFRSQNAGDLFPDLMAIAETMGKTPDTIYKLLNQLVSRGFIRIETQQNQKGQMMDTYDLLPVFQKIQLFLQTSKEKQVVANHEDEIKQLYQGFEKEFGRPLSPIELEMIGQWLNTDHYSPELIRLALREAVLNQAYSLKYIDRILLAWERKNITTKEQVAADQKKRKDSMIQNEIEQQGQTQESLPKVTLHNWLNPEDSE; encoded by the coding sequence ATGTTATCAATTCGTGAATATTTAGAAGCTGGTGAAACAACAATCTCAAACTTACTATTTGATCATTACCAAAAAATTGGTTTGAAAGATGATGAATTTCTCTTTTTACTGCAACTTTTTCGTTCGCAAAATGCAGGCGATTTATTTCCAGACTTAATGGCGATTGCAGAGACGATGGGCAAAACGCCAGATACGATTTATAAGTTGTTAAATCAATTGGTTTCTCGCGGATTTATTCGAATTGAAACACAACAAAACCAAAAAGGTCAAATGATGGATACGTATGATTTACTGCCTGTTTTTCAAAAGATTCAATTATTTTTACAAACGAGCAAAGAAAAACAAGTTGTCGCAAACCACGAAGATGAAATTAAACAGCTTTACCAAGGCTTTGAAAAAGAATTCGGACGTCCACTTTCACCAATTGAATTAGAAATGATTGGTCAGTGGTTGAACACGGACCATTATTCCCCTGAATTAATCCGGTTAGCGTTGCGAGAAGCCGTTTTAAATCAGGCGTATAGTTTGAAATATATTGATCGTATTTTACTTGCGTGGGAGCGTAAAAATATTACCACCAAAGAACAAGTTGCTGCTGATCAGAAAAAACGAAAAGATTCTATGATTCAAAATGAGATTGAACAACAAGGTCAGACACAAGAATCGTTGCCAAAGGTTACATTACACAATTGGTTAAATCCAGAAGACAGTGAATAA
- a CDS encoding THUMP domain-containing class I SAM-dependent RNA methyltransferase, giving the protein MTKEKTFKLVATAASGLEALVGKELRDLGIPCEVENGRAVFEGTVETIATANLWLRTADRIKIVVGEFNAYSFDELFEKVKALPWEDYLPLDAEFPVAGKSIKSKLYSVPDCQAITKKAIVNRLREVYHRPATVPLTETGALFKLEVALLKDKVTLTLDTTGPSLFKRGYRIEKGGAPLKENMAAALVMLTNWRKDRPFYDPVCGSGTICIEAALIGHNIAPGFNRSFTCETWDWVDPAIFEKVRNEAEAKADYDVELDICGSDVDGRMIEVARANAEEVGLGDSITFKQLALKDFTTEKEYGVMVANPPYGERLGEEESVRRLYKEMGHVFRPLTTWSKYILTSDLAFEEYYGAKATKKRKLYNGALRTDLFQYWGTRPPRKPRED; this is encoded by the coding sequence ATGACGAAAGAAAAAACATTCAAACTTGTTGCAACGGCTGCTAGTGGCTTAGAAGCATTAGTTGGAAAAGAATTGCGTGATTTAGGGATTCCCTGTGAAGTAGAAAATGGCCGGGCCGTCTTTGAAGGCACTGTTGAAACAATTGCTACTGCCAATTTATGGCTACGGACAGCAGATCGGATTAAAATCGTCGTTGGCGAATTTAACGCCTATAGTTTTGATGAATTATTTGAAAAAGTTAAAGCACTTCCTTGGGAAGATTATTTGCCTTTAGATGCAGAATTTCCAGTTGCAGGTAAATCAATTAAGTCAAAATTGTATAGTGTTCCTGATTGCCAAGCCATCACCAAAAAAGCCATTGTTAACCGTTTAAGAGAAGTTTACCATCGTCCAGCGACGGTGCCCTTAACTGAAACAGGAGCTTTGTTTAAATTAGAAGTGGCTCTGCTAAAAGATAAAGTGACGTTGACGTTGGACACGACTGGGCCAAGTTTATTTAAACGAGGCTATCGCATTGAAAAGGGGGGCGCACCTCTTAAGGAAAACATGGCAGCTGCTTTAGTGATGTTGACCAATTGGCGCAAAGATCGTCCTTTTTATGATCCAGTTTGTGGTTCTGGAACAATTTGTATTGAAGCAGCATTAATTGGCCATAACATTGCCCCTGGCTTTAATCGTAGTTTCACTTGTGAAACATGGGATTGGGTTGATCCAGCAATTTTTGAAAAAGTACGTAACGAAGCCGAGGCAAAGGCAGACTACGATGTTGAATTAGATATCTGTGGTTCAGATGTTGATGGGCGAATGATTGAAGTCGCACGAGCGAATGCTGAGGAAGTTGGTTTAGGTGATTCAATTACCTTTAAACAATTGGCATTAAAAGATTTTACAACCGAGAAGGAATATGGTGTAATGGTAGCTAACCCGCCTTATGGTGAGCGTTTAGGAGAAGAGGAAAGTGTTCGTCGTTTGTATAAAGAAATGGGCCATGTTTTCCGTCCGTTAACTACTTGGAGCAAGTATATACTGACGAGTGATCTTGCTTTTGAAGAATATTATGGTGCCAAAGCTACTAAAAAACGGAAGCTTTACAACGGAGCCTTACGAACAGATTTATTCCAATACTGGGGAACACGTCCACCAAGAAAACCACGGGAAGACTAA